Proteins encoded together in one Halothermothrix orenii H 168 window:
- a CDS encoding shikimate dehydrogenase — MFDNSTQVVGLMGYPLGHSMSPAMHNRAYKDLGINYVYLPLEIKPDFLKEGIEGLRAFNFRGVNVTIPYKEKVIPYLDEIDRLAGEIGAVNTIVNNGGKLKGYNTDALGFKKMLEDDCSFEIKGTKAVIIGAGGASRAVGAVLAREGASEIFLLNRTLKKAAKLVGIWNKTYPGIKTVALPLDEDKYLPVVKRCDVIIDTTPVGMAPGIKGGPVIAKEAITRDTLVVDLVYNPPETTLIKAGRQVGARTMNGFPMLIYQAAYAFKLWTGIKPELFIKPVREAISPDFFA; from the coding sequence ATGTTTGATAATAGTACACAGGTGGTTGGATTGATGGGATACCCCCTGGGTCATTCAATGTCCCCGGCCATGCATAACCGGGCCTATAAAGACCTTGGGATTAATTATGTTTATCTTCCGCTGGAAATAAAGCCTGACTTTCTCAAAGAAGGGATAGAGGGATTAAGAGCATTTAATTTCCGGGGGGTTAATGTGACCATACCCTATAAGGAAAAAGTTATCCCCTATCTGGATGAAATTGATAGGCTGGCCGGGGAAATCGGGGCTGTCAATACAATAGTTAATAATGGTGGAAAATTAAAGGGTTATAATACTGACGCCCTGGGCTTTAAAAAAATGCTTGAAGATGACTGTAGTTTTGAAATTAAGGGAACAAAAGCGGTAATTATCGGAGCAGGAGGGGCCAGCCGGGCAGTCGGGGCAGTCCTGGCCAGGGAAGGGGCCAGTGAAATCTTTCTCTTAAACAGAACCCTGAAAAAAGCAGCAAAACTGGTCGGTATCTGGAATAAGACTTATCCCGGTATAAAAACTGTTGCTCTACCTTTAGATGAAGATAAATATCTACCTGTTGTTAAAAGATGTGATGTAATCATTGATACAACACCGGTGGGCATGGCTCCTGGTATTAAAGGAGGGCCTGTAATTGCTAAAGAAGCTATAACCAGGGATACTCTTGTAGTCGATCTGGTATATAATCCACCTGAAACTACATTAATAAAAGCCGGAAGGCAGGTCGGGGCCAGAACTATGAATGGTTTTCCTATGCTTATTTATCAGGCGGCTTATGCATTTAAACTGTGGACGGGGATAAAACCTGAACTATTTATAAAACCGGTCCGGGAGGCAATTTCACCAGATTTTTTTGCATAA
- a CDS encoding prepilin peptidase: MKLFVFIMGLLFGSFFNVIILRVPRKESIIWPRSHCPHCQTTLKWYELIPVLSFIFLKGKCRYCGYRISWQYPLVEVMTGLIYLLLYYHFGLTMVFLIYIILISLLIISSVIDIREKIIPNVITFPGMVTGLISSIILKHIGFWNSLLGILIPGIFLFIIALIFKGGLGMGDVKLVAMIGAFTGVRWALMALFTGAFLGAITGIILIVSGVLDRKKPVPFGPFISIGGLVSILWGYEIWIYIINLY; the protein is encoded by the coding sequence ATGAAATTATTTGTGTTTATCATGGGATTATTATTTGGAAGCTTCTTTAATGTAATTATCCTGAGGGTGCCCCGGAAAGAATCAATAATCTGGCCCCGTTCTCATTGCCCTCACTGTCAGACTACTCTGAAATGGTATGAGCTGATACCGGTTTTGAGTTTTATATTTCTTAAGGGGAAATGCCGTTACTGCGGCTACAGGATTAGCTGGCAGTACCCGCTGGTTGAAGTCATGACTGGACTTATATACTTACTATTATACTATCATTTTGGTTTAACTATGGTCTTTCTTATTTATATAATTTTAATATCATTGTTGATTATCTCTTCAGTAATTGATATCAGGGAGAAGATTATCCCCAATGTTATTACTTTTCCGGGAATGGTGACCGGGCTTATAAGTTCAATTATTTTAAAACACATTGGTTTCTGGAACTCTCTTCTGGGGATTTTAATTCCGGGAATATTTCTCTTCATAATCGCCCTCATCTTTAAGGGAGGGCTGGGGATGGGTGATGTCAAGCTGGTAGCCATGATCGGGGCCTTTACGGGGGTTAGATGGGCTTTAATGGCTTTATTCACCGGGGCTTTTCTCGGGGCCATAACCGGAATAATATTAATTGTTTCCGGGGTTTTGGACCGAAAAAAACCTGTTCCCTTTGGACCGTTTATCAGTATTGGCGGGCTTGTATCCATTCTCTGGGGATATGAGATCTGGATTTATATAATTAATCTTTATTAG
- a CDS encoding prepilin-type N-terminal cleavage/methylation domain-containing protein, protein MKLLKKERGLSLIEVMVSLVIFAVIVLAFGSFITSNYKGIQEAGEMTRSAHENKKTVERMIASGQVSRGHSLELDFGEDNIVIDGGIAESGKLRTFIPTVPAIVSVTSDPEFHVMGEGPVIIEVVVTTRMVPDDTAVEVELRTPDDILVDTAVGQIQDNQDTLYLNAGEHLSDGIYNIVTRVDGIWSPFVINYVIRPIVYVVVGEDSTVLCSNDGENWTDHSEELPVDGVDLNAIIWGGRPDDRKFIIVGDDGYIFTSEDGVNWQEEITPTGSDLYDICWAKERYLAVGEGGIILTSDSGTDWNKISFDDNVNLYGVTYGGTSEDSFSVAVPEATPNYTVVKIEGEDPTKKNLTPSDNLYSATWGSLPSSGEGVFMAAGVQDIISFDHNIKLLTDNGYYNEDYIFNDIVPALIAETSTFLAAGSDGKDGVIMILRKVDSGGLIWDYLHNVDELPEIPSNLAGFDAIVWFNDRLVATGVNKSGREVIINLHYNGDSWEWQDVYTGSGYVRLNDVVAR, encoded by the coding sequence ATGAAATTATTAAAAAAAGAGAGAGGGTTATCCTTAATAGAAGTGATGGTTTCCCTGGTTATATTTGCGGTAATTGTTCTTGCTTTTGGTTCCTTTATTACCTCAAATTATAAAGGTATCCAGGAGGCCGGAGAAATGACCAGGTCAGCCCATGAAAATAAAAAGACAGTAGAGAGAATGATTGCTTCAGGACAGGTCTCCCGGGGACATTCTTTAGAGCTTGACTTCGGGGAAGACAATATTGTGATAGATGGTGGTATAGCTGAATCGGGGAAACTAAGAACATTTATTCCCACGGTCCCGGCCATTGTCAGTGTTACTTCAGACCCTGAGTTTCATGTAATGGGTGAAGGACCGGTAATTATCGAGGTTGTGGTTACTACCAGAATGGTACCTGATGACACCGCGGTTGAAGTTGAGTTGCGAACCCCTGACGATATACTGGTTGATACTGCAGTGGGGCAAATTCAGGATAACCAGGATACTCTTTATCTTAATGCTGGGGAACATCTCTCAGATGGCATTTATAATATTGTAACCAGGGTAGATGGTATCTGGTCTCCTTTTGTTATTAATTATGTCATCAGGCCCATTGTTTATGTAGTGGTAGGGGAGGATAGCACCGTTCTCTGCTCAAATGATGGGGAAAACTGGACAGACCACAGTGAAGAGTTGCCGGTAGATGGTGTTGATTTAAATGCTATTATCTGGGGTGGACGTCCTGATGACCGGAAATTTATTATAGTCGGGGATGATGGTTATATATTTACCTCGGAGGACGGGGTTAACTGGCAGGAGGAAATAACTCCTACTGGTTCGGACCTCTATGATATTTGCTGGGCTAAAGAAAGGTATCTCGCCGTGGGTGAAGGGGGTATAATTCTTACTTCCGACAGTGGTACTGACTGGAATAAGATATCTTTTGATGATAATGTTAACCTCTATGGGGTTACATATGGTGGTACTTCAGAAGATAGCTTTTCAGTAGCAGTTCCGGAGGCAACTCCGAATTATACTGTTGTTAAAATTGAAGGGGAAGACCCTACCAAAAAAAATCTGACACCATCAGATAATCTTTACAGTGCTACCTGGGGAAGTCTACCCTCCAGTGGAGAAGGAGTGTTTATGGCTGCCGGTGTCCAGGATATTATCAGTTTTGATCATAATATTAAACTATTGACCGATAATGGTTATTATAATGAGGATTATATTTTCAATGATATTGTTCCGGCTTTAATAGCAGAGACCAGTACTTTTCTGGCAGCCGGTTCTGATGGGAAAGATGGTGTAATTATGATATTAAGGAAAGTGGATAGTGGTGGACTTATCTGGGATTACCTGCATAATGTTGACGAGCTTCCTGAAATCCCCTCAAATCTGGCAGGTTTTGATGCAATAGTCTGGTTTAATGATAGATTAGTAGCCACCGGTGTTAATAAAAGCGGGAGAGAAGTAATTATTAATCTCCATTATAACGGGGATAGCTGGGAATGGCAGGATGTTTATACCGGTAGTGGGTATGTGAGACTAAATGATGTGGTGGCCCGGTAG
- a CDS encoding DUF7305 domain-containing protein: protein MVLILVLIFTMAMMHMAGTEIDFAARDMNNMVAFYLARSGAAALADWIENNDSNTVRDLFWVEGGRGTDWFNLETGFPGEIKVHAEVILNEDEHRVEVTSEGRIYGRTDTVKVILVPEGLSRERVFDIPFFAKESITMESNSLVVGDLGTNASKLSDFDIDYSAEVVDGDLQVGPEATDGVINSLESKKVVKDGVVKRLPEERNYPLPLFPRFPDDLPDREFNSSLTTIDKDGWYDEIKLTGNRELVIDVGDDARKIRITSLIINSGEITIIGDGTLELYIDEEFQVLGNGSFINKGGDPNKVVVYYRGNEDLNLHGQRQIVGSLYTYYADIALGGSGSILGHIVSGGDYITFNGNYYNEYTKDFVRIIYAPLATLDLRSRHDGLSGAVVCNRLILGDDFSLNEFFIQEALLPFDFVGGTPYIIDHWEQ from the coding sequence ATGGTTCTTATTCTGGTCTTAATTTTCACCATGGCCATGATGCACATGGCCGGCACAGAAATTGACTTTGCAGCCCGGGATATGAATAATATGGTGGCCTTTTACCTGGCCAGATCAGGGGCGGCTGCTTTAGCGGACTGGATAGAAAATAATGATTCCAATACTGTCAGGGACCTCTTCTGGGTTGAGGGAGGCCGGGGAACTGACTGGTTTAACCTGGAAACAGGATTTCCCGGTGAAATTAAGGTTCATGCTGAAGTAATATTAAATGAAGATGAGCACCGGGTGGAGGTTACTTCAGAAGGTCGAATTTACGGGAGAACAGATACAGTTAAAGTTATTCTGGTACCTGAAGGCCTGTCGCGGGAAAGGGTATTTGATATACCTTTTTTTGCTAAAGAATCGATTACAATGGAAAGTAACTCCCTGGTTGTGGGGGATCTGGGTACCAATGCCAGTAAGTTAAGTGATTTTGATATTGATTATTCTGCTGAAGTGGTTGACGGTGATCTTCAGGTGGGACCGGAAGCCACTGATGGTGTTATAAACTCCCTGGAAAGCAAAAAAGTTGTGAAAGATGGTGTAGTAAAAAGATTACCTGAAGAACGAAACTATCCACTACCCTTATTCCCCCGTTTTCCAGATGACCTGCCAGATAGAGAGTTTAATTCTTCACTTACTACTATCGATAAAGATGGCTGGTATGATGAAATTAAACTCACCGGTAACAGGGAACTGGTTATTGATGTTGGGGATGACGCCCGTAAGATTAGAATAACCAGCCTGATTATTAATTCAGGTGAAATTACTATAATCGGGGACGGTACCCTGGAATTATATATAGATGAGGAATTTCAGGTTCTGGGTAATGGTTCTTTTATTAATAAGGGTGGAGATCCCAATAAGGTAGTTGTTTATTATAGGGGAAATGAAGACCTTAATCTCCATGGCCAAAGACAGATTGTTGGATCTTTGTACACTTATTATGCTGATATTGCCCTCGGTGGAAGTGGCAGTATTCTGGGTCATATTGTCAGTGGTGGTGATTATATAACTTTTAACGGTAATTATTATAATGAATATACTAAAGATTTTGTCAGGATCATTTATGCTCCCCTGGCAACCCTTGATTTACGAAGTAGGCATGATGGTCTATCAGGGGCAGTGGTTTGTAATAGGTTGATTCTGGGTGATGATTTTTCACTTAATGAGTTTTTTATCCAGGAGGCATTGCTTCCCTTTGATTTTGTAGGAGGAACTCCCTATATAATAGATCACTGGGAACAGTAG
- a CDS encoding type IV pilus twitching motility protein PilT, with translation MDIKEFLKKFVEDQHISDLHLTVNSKPVVRYDGKLKVFEEFSGRIGFEDMQNITKELMTDDQWQQFQEKGELDFSYSVPGFSRFRVNAYYQRGAIALALRIIPTKIPTIEELGLPQILKNLALMRKGLFLCTGPTGSGKTTTLASMINIINKNRQAHILTLEDPIEYLHRHNKSIVHQREVGIDTTSFKEGLRSALRQDPDVILVGEMRDHETISIALEAAETGHLVLATLHTNDAPQTIDRIIDVFPPQQQRQVRVQLSLTLNGIVSQQLLPRKDGNGRIAALEVLIGTPAVRNVIRDGKSHQLYSSMQTGGKYGMITMDNYILDLLSKSLINKDTALRRANDPEYIKKRINAVRV, from the coding sequence ATGGATATCAAAGAATTTTTAAAAAAATTTGTAGAAGACCAACATATTTCTGATCTTCATCTTACAGTTAATTCTAAACCTGTAGTCAGATATGACGGAAAACTCAAAGTATTTGAAGAATTTTCGGGTCGGATTGGGTTTGAGGATATGCAGAATATTACTAAAGAACTAATGACAGATGACCAGTGGCAACAATTTCAGGAAAAGGGTGAGCTTGATTTTTCCTATAGTGTTCCCGGTTTTTCCCGGTTCCGGGTTAATGCTTATTACCAGAGGGGGGCTATTGCCCTGGCTTTGAGGATAATCCCGACAAAAATACCAACCATCGAAGAGCTGGGTCTACCGCAAATTTTAAAAAACCTGGCCCTGATGAGAAAGGGACTGTTCCTGTGTACCGGCCCTACTGGAAGCGGGAAGACAACAACCCTGGCTTCTATGATTAATATTATCAATAAAAATAGACAGGCCCACATCCTGACCCTTGAAGACCCCATAGAATATTTACACCGCCATAATAAAAGTATTGTTCATCAAAGGGAAGTGGGGATTGATACTACAAGTTTTAAAGAAGGGTTGAGATCTGCCCTGAGGCAGGACCCTGACGTTATTCTGGTTGGGGAGATGAGGGATCATGAAACAATATCCATTGCCTTAGAAGCAGCCGAGACCGGTCATCTTGTTCTGGCAACATTACATACGAATGATGCTCCCCAGACCATTGATCGTATTATAGATGTTTTTCCTCCCCAACAGCAACGACAGGTCAGGGTGCAGTTATCACTTACTCTTAACGGGATTGTTTCCCAGCAATTGCTGCCCCGGAAGGATGGTAATGGCAGGATAGCAGCCCTGGAGGTATTAATTGGAACCCCGGCTGTCAGAAATGTCATCAGGGATGGAAAGAGTCATCAACTTTATTCCAGTATGCAGACCGGTGGGAAATACGGAATGATCACCATGGACAACTATATACTTGATTTATTAAGTAAAAGTCTTATTAATAAGGATACTGCCCTGAGAAGGGCCAATGACCCGGAATATATCAAAAAGAGGATTAATGCGGTCAGGGTTTAA
- the gspE gene encoding type II secretion system ATPase GspE — protein MTRTHIKKLGELLLDFNFITEKQLNEALKKQNKSGKKLGEILVESGYLNENDLIQVLEFQLGIPHADLNKYVINPHLAQYIPENIARRHNVVPLEKKNGKLKVAMVDPTNLVAIEDIEMTSGLKVEPLIASRKNIKMALNQIYSVNDSDAAEVFASLNEVTTKTNEEPELNELKEMIEDAPIVRLANLIINQAIQMKASDIHIEPQEDQVRVRYRVDGVLRENMTVPKHSQAALISRLKIIADLDITERRVPQDGRIELNVSGVKIDMRVSTLPTVYGEKVVIRLLNKEEKLLQIEQLGFSETNLSRFMKLIKQPHGIILVTGPTGSGKSTTLFAALNKLNTPEKNIITVEDPVEYQLRGINQVQANSRVGLTFASALRSILRQDPDIVMVGEIRDEETARIAVRAALTGHLVLSTLHTNDAVSSVTRLIDMGIPPYLVASSVIGVVAQRLVRRLCTCKEEYVPGPEEMEFLQVNDIGKLQRPEGCKKCHSTGYRGRLPVHEILIMDRKLREMIVNGEGESVIKKYARKAGMLTLKEDGVNKVIEGLTSYEELARVVS, from the coding sequence ATGACCAGAACACATATAAAGAAATTAGGAGAATTATTACTTGATTTCAATTTTATTACTGAAAAACAGCTTAATGAGGCCCTTAAAAAACAGAATAAGTCAGGAAAAAAACTGGGAGAAATCCTGGTTGAATCAGGCTATCTCAATGAAAATGATTTAATACAGGTCCTGGAGTTTCAGCTGGGTATTCCCCATGCTGACCTGAACAAATATGTAATCAACCCTCATCTGGCCCAGTATATACCTGAAAATATAGCCCGGCGTCATAATGTTGTTCCCCTTGAAAAGAAAAATGGCAAGCTTAAGGTTGCCATGGTTGATCCAACCAATCTTGTCGCCATAGAGGATATTGAAATGACTTCAGGGTTAAAGGTAGAACCCCTGATTGCTTCCCGGAAGAATATAAAAATGGCTTTAAACCAGATTTATTCAGTTAATGATTCAGATGCGGCCGAAGTATTTGCCAGCTTAAATGAGGTTACTACCAAAACTAATGAAGAACCTGAATTAAATGAATTAAAAGAAATGATAGAGGATGCCCCTATCGTTAGACTGGCCAATTTAATTATTAATCAGGCTATCCAGATGAAGGCCAGTGATATTCACATTGAACCCCAGGAGGACCAGGTCAGGGTCAGGTACAGGGTTGATGGTGTTTTACGGGAAAATATGACGGTTCCCAAACACAGTCAGGCGGCCCTGATTTCAAGGTTGAAGATAATTGCTGACCTTGATATTACCGAGAGAAGGGTTCCCCAGGATGGTAGGATAGAGCTCAATGTCAGCGGGGTCAAAATAGATATGAGGGTTTCAACCCTTCCCACAGTTTATGGGGAAAAGGTTGTTATCAGACTTTTAAATAAAGAAGAGAAACTATTACAGATTGAACAACTGGGATTCAGCGAGACCAATTTAAGCAGGTTTATGAAACTTATTAAGCAACCCCACGGAATTATCCTGGTTACCGGACCCACCGGAAGTGGTAAATCAACTACCCTTTTTGCTGCTTTGAATAAACTCAATACACCTGAAAAGAACATAATTACTGTTGAGGATCCGGTTGAATACCAGCTTCGTGGTATTAATCAGGTTCAGGCCAATTCCAGGGTTGGGTTAACTTTCGCCAGTGCCTTACGGTCAATCTTGAGGCAGGACCCGGATATCGTAATGGTCGGTGAGATCAGGGATGAGGAGACGGCTCGCATAGCGGTCCGGGCTGCCCTGACCGGACATCTGGTTCTGAGTACCCTCCATACCAATGATGCCGTAAGCTCAGTTACGCGACTTATTGATATGGGCATTCCACCTTATCTGGTGGCCTCATCTGTAATCGGGGTTGTGGCTCAGAGACTGGTCCGGAGGTTATGTACCTGTAAGGAAGAGTATGTTCCTGGACCAGAAGAAATGGAATTTCTCCAGGTTAATGATATTGGAAAATTGCAACGTCCTGAAGGCTGTAAAAAATGCCATTCTACAGGCTACAGGGGTCGTCTTCCGGTCCATGAAATATTAATTATGGATAGGAAATTGAGAGAAATGATTGTAAATGGAGAGGGGGAATCTGTTATAAAGAAATATGCCCGGAAAGCAGGAATGCTAACTTTAAAAGAAGATGGGGTTAATAAGGTAATAGAAGGGTTAACTTCATATGAAGAACTGGCAAGGGTAGTTAGTTAG
- a CDS encoding type II secretion system protein gives MKFFKTLYTRESGITLVEILIVIAIIGIFVGIALPRLGGMRERAQVATGKSVLGTINTALGLYYSEYGTYELGSNYSDISDLLNDYIDNLTATLGDFQLGNYNTPSADEFTLQIGIDQNGDGSLTEADDLILELDQNGDIEVK, from the coding sequence ATGAAGTTTTTTAAAACTCTGTACACAAGAGAATCAGGTATAACCCTGGTTGAAATTTTGATTGTAATTGCCATTATTGGAATTTTTGTGGGGATTGCCCTGCCGAGGCTAGGTGGTATGAGAGAAAGGGCCCAGGTTGCTACTGGAAAGAGTGTTCTGGGAACTATAAATACAGCACTGGGTTTATATTATTCGGAGTATGGTACCTATGAGTTAGGTTCGAACTATTCAGACATATCTGATCTTTTAAATGATTACATTGATAATTTAACTGCTACCCTTGGTGATTTTCAATTAGGAAATTACAATACACCTTCTGCTGATGAATTTACATTACAAATAGGTATTGACCAGAACGGTGATGGTAGTCTTACAGAAGCTGATGATTTAATTCTGGAATTAGACCAGAATGGTGATATTGAAGTGAAATAA
- the gspF gene encoding type II secretion system inner membrane protein GspF: protein MAPEFEYEAVSKSGERIKGTITADNSTVVARQLREEGYYITSIEEQVERKEINIQLSNRVKTKDLVLFTQQFSVLLNAGISLVEALDIMYDQVEHPRLKEVVRSIQEDVETGSSLTDALLKHPDVFPELYCQMVKAGEAGGVLDQVLEQLSAHYERQDEINSKVKSAMYYPVILLVVAVGVVIFLMTRVVPQFISLFSSMDVELPLPTRILIKLSTFLSSYWWALFGGLGLTVALLLKYKSTPEGRRRFDSLILKIPVFGKLMRKIYVSRFTNTLSILLTSGIDIISALAIVEEVVGNKVFSDVISRSRTQVSEGISLSRPLDESGEFPRMVIQMINVGEEAGSLDNMLQKVSDFYDKEVETSINNTVSLIEPLMIVVLAVIVGFIVMSIILPMFEMYEQF, encoded by the coding sequence ATGGCACCGGAGTTTGAATATGAAGCGGTAAGTAAAAGTGGAGAACGAATTAAAGGTACTATTACAGCTGATAACTCGACAGTGGTTGCCAGGCAGCTCCGGGAAGAGGGCTATTATATAACTTCAATTGAAGAACAGGTAGAGAGAAAAGAAATTAATATTCAACTCAGTAACAGGGTTAAAACAAAGGACCTGGTATTGTTTACCCAGCAGTTTTCAGTATTGCTCAATGCCGGTATTTCTCTGGTTGAAGCCCTGGATATTATGTATGACCAGGTTGAACACCCCCGTTTGAAGGAGGTTGTTCGCTCCATACAGGAGGATGTGGAAACAGGTTCTTCCCTGACCGATGCCCTTTTAAAACACCCTGATGTGTTTCCGGAATTATACTGTCAGATGGTTAAAGCCGGTGAAGCCGGTGGTGTGCTTGACCAGGTCCTGGAACAATTAAGTGCCCATTATGAGAGGCAGGATGAAATTAATAGCAAGGTTAAGTCAGCCATGTATTATCCGGTGATTTTACTGGTGGTAGCGGTTGGTGTCGTTATTTTTCTCATGACCCGGGTTGTTCCCCAGTTTATCAGTCTCTTTTCATCTATGGACGTTGAGCTGCCATTACCGACCAGGATATTAATTAAATTAAGTACCTTTTTATCCTCATACTGGTGGGCCCTGTTTGGGGGGCTGGGATTGACTGTAGCCCTTTTATTAAAATATAAAAGTACTCCCGAGGGAAGACGCCGGTTTGATAGTTTAATTCTCAAGATCCCTGTGTTCGGTAAGTTAATGCGGAAAATATATGTATCCCGTTTTACCAATACCCTGTCTATCCTGTTAACAAGTGGGATAGACATTATATCAGCCCTTGCTATTGTCGAAGAGGTGGTGGGAAATAAGGTTTTTTCAGATGTGATTTCCCGCTCCCGCACCCAGGTAAGTGAAGGGATATCCCTTTCCCGGCCTCTTGATGAGAGTGGGGAGTTTCCCCGGATGGTTATTCAGATGATCAATGTTGGCGAGGAAGCAGGTTCCCTGGATAATATGCTGCAGAAGGTTTCAGATTTTTATGATAAAGAAGTGGAAACCAGTATCAACAATACTGTTTCCCTTATTGAACCCCTTATGATAGTGGTTCTGGCGGTTATCGTTGGGTTTATTGTAATGTCCATTATATTACCCATGTTTGAAATGTATGAACAATTTTAG
- a CDS encoding prepilin-type N-terminal cleavage/methylation domain-containing protein, producing the protein MFSRFFTSNKGLTLIEILVALALVGIASTAIYGFLNFTVNNYQDGEEKIRVQDYTRLVADEITEELRGVTSARLIEDVDSSEIDSENYNYMYVKPDIDLVIKRVKNELGLIVEEKIPGVSGVKYVDQAGNVIKDFTPDYELTFFIDDDNPGVLHFNLVEVNSGFEVESAVYLINIEGDISGVTEGKMLEYTSLYDTGDPFAHLDFNKFWYEWLQENYQDEGMIGEGDYGVNFPLDGGELTLTITGSGNAAAGGAMLLKELNSDHFPEGADITSFAVVVDARNLDVGEGGYGVLLRGEVIQARDKDGEILENQYNDYGYMFQFDPGARGFVIRRIKGGFHDVENNIGASLITGNGYNTRFGAPYAPEHLVNDVFHWSGYQDWFKRYKTVIKVQTQPGGDLILRAHLIDEDGHRSDEMIFGDFNKLTLIGKYGEENIFDGRKLDYDYWSNEDVTLPGNIIGLRSWDMHNNEHTTEFYEISIAPAEPGVIDIDYDNKVITLTFDEEVIADDLSLLTGNFIITRVTNNMEFTVFSIEQGNTTRSIELNLSSALGKGTYLISYSRPASGGLADSEGNLVEDFDRYLEIN; encoded by the coding sequence GTGTTTTCAAGGTTTTTTACCAGCAATAAAGGATTAACCCTTATTGAGATATTAGTGGCCCTGGCTCTGGTAGGGATTGCATCTACAGCTATCTATGGCTTTTTAAATTTTACTGTTAATAACTATCAGGATGGAGAAGAAAAAATAAGGGTTCAGGATTATACCAGACTGGTAGCGGATGAGATTACTGAAGAACTGAGGGGAGTTACTTCAGCAAGACTAATAGAAGATGTAGACAGTAGTGAAATTGATTCAGAGAATTATAACTATATGTATGTAAAACCGGATATTGATCTGGTGATAAAGAGGGTAAAAAACGAACTGGGTCTTATAGTTGAAGAAAAAATCCCCGGAGTATCGGGGGTAAAATATGTGGATCAGGCTGGCAATGTAATAAAAGATTTTACTCCTGATTATGAACTAACCTTTTTCATAGATGATGATAACCCCGGAGTGCTTCATTTTAATTTAGTGGAAGTTAATAGTGGTTTTGAAGTGGAATCAGCTGTATATCTGATTAATATAGAAGGTGATATCAGTGGGGTCACTGAAGGAAAAATGCTTGAATACACATCACTTTATGATACGGGTGACCCCTTTGCCCATCTGGATTTCAATAAATTCTGGTATGAATGGTTGCAGGAAAATTATCAGGATGAGGGTATGATTGGTGAGGGTGATTATGGTGTCAATTTTCCCCTGGATGGTGGGGAACTTACCCTGACTATTACGGGTTCGGGTAATGCTGCAGCTGGAGGGGCTATGCTTTTAAAGGAATTAAATTCTGACCATTTTCCCGAAGGGGCAGATATAACAAGCTTTGCGGTTGTTGTCGATGCCAGAAACCTTGATGTTGGTGAAGGCGGTTACGGGGTTCTACTAAGGGGGGAGGTAATTCAGGCCAGGGATAAAGATGGAGAAATACTTGAAAATCAGTATAATGATTATGGTTATATGTTCCAGTTTGACCCCGGGGCCAGGGGGTTTGTGATCAGGAGGATAAAAGGAGGCTTTCATGATGTTGAAAATAATATTGGGGCCTCTCTGATAACAGGTAATGGTTATAACACCCGTTTCGGTGCACCTTATGCTCCGGAACACCTGGTTAATGATGTCTTTCACTGGAGTGGTTATCAGGACTGGTTTAAAAGGTATAAAACTGTAATAAAAGTTCAGACCCAGCCCGGTGGTGATTTAATATTGAGGGCACATCTTATTGACGAGGATGGTCACAGATCAGATGAAATGATCTTTGGTGATTTTAATAAACTGACGCTTATCGGTAAATATGGGGAAGAGAATATATTTGATGGCAGAAAGCTCGATTATGATTACTGGAGTAATGAAGATGTAACCCTCCCTGGTAATATTATCGGGCTCAGGAGCTGGGATATGCATAATAATGAACATACAACCGAGTTTTATGAAATTTCAATTGCCCCGGCTGAACCCGGTGTGATAGATATAGATTATGATAATAAAGTAATTACATTAACTTTTGATGAAGAGGTAATAGCCGATGATTTATCATTATTAACTGGTAATTTTATAATTACAAGGGTTACTAATAATATGGAATTTACTGTTTTCAGTATTGAACAGGGAAACACCACCAGGTCTATCGAATTAAATCTCAGTAGTGCCCTGGGCAAGGGAACCTATCTTATCAGTTATAGCAGACCAGCTTCAGGGGGACTTGCCGATTCGGAAGGAAATTTAGTTGAAGATTTTGATAGATATCTGGAAATTAACTAA